One genomic region from Ornithinicoccus hortensis encodes:
- the xdhC gene encoding xanthine dehydrogenase accessory protein XdhC — translation MATWLQAVNRLRASRTPGVLVTVVTVRGHAPRDTGAKMVVTADAVHDSVGGGNLEETAIQRAREMLADGVTDPEQVTLGLSDKAPNRHGMQCCGGEVTLLLEPLAVVPAVAIFGMGHVGLELARILARHDLELYLVDSRADQVSPQRLAVLEDSPAHVHVHHAPVPELVLGQVPTGTHVLVMTHDHGEDAALCDVALRCSHLASIGLIGSSAKWGRFRKKLAAEGHSEEALARITTPIGVPSISGKDPATIALSVAAALVPSFDEARHGIRQETR, via the coding sequence GTGGCCACCTGGTTGCAGGCCGTCAACCGGCTTCGCGCCTCCCGCACCCCCGGGGTGCTCGTCACGGTCGTCACGGTGCGCGGCCACGCGCCCCGGGACACCGGCGCGAAGATGGTCGTGACGGCCGACGCCGTGCACGACTCGGTGGGTGGCGGGAACCTCGAGGAGACCGCCATCCAGCGCGCCCGGGAGATGCTGGCCGACGGCGTCACCGACCCCGAGCAGGTCACCCTGGGGCTCAGCGACAAGGCCCCGAACCGGCACGGTATGCAGTGCTGCGGCGGTGAGGTCACCCTCCTGCTCGAGCCGTTGGCCGTGGTGCCCGCGGTGGCGATCTTCGGGATGGGCCACGTCGGCCTGGAGCTGGCCCGGATCCTGGCCCGGCACGACCTGGAGCTCTACCTGGTCGACAGCCGGGCCGACCAGGTGTCCCCGCAGCGCCTGGCGGTGCTGGAGGACTCCCCGGCCCACGTGCACGTGCACCACGCCCCCGTGCCCGAGCTGGTGCTCGGCCAGGTCCCCACCGGCACCCACGTGCTGGTGATGACGCACGACCACGGCGAGGACGCGGCGCTGTGCGACGTCGCGCTGCGCTGCAGCCACCTGGCGTCGATCGGGCTGATCGGCTCCTCGGCCAAGTGGGGCCGGTTCCGCAAGAAGCTGGCCGCGGAGGGCCACTCCGAGGAGGCGCTGGCCCGGATCACCACCCCGATCGGGGTGCCCTCGATCAGCGGCAAGGACCCGGCGACGATCGCGCTCAGCGTGGCGGCCGCCCTGGTGCCGTCCTTCGACGAGGCGCGCCACGGCATACGGCAGGAGACGCGGTGA
- the guaD gene encoding guanine deaminase, protein MSTLYRARVMDTPDSPFTGAGLRAEEDVALVVEDGTIVTRGPYDAVRDAHPDAEVVDLREGILLPGFVDAHVHFPQVRVIAGLGMPLLDWLTHCALPEEARLADAGYARGVATDFVSGLLNAGTTSALVFGSHFAPAVDEVFTEAARTGLRITAGLVLSDRILEPAGLLTTPERAYQESRALADRWHGTGRARYAVTPRFSLSASDPLLEVSGALLKDVPGSWFTSHVNENGAEVATVAQLFPDAHDYVDTYDRHGLVGRRSVLAHNVHPTDRELAVLADQSATVAHCATSNAALGSGLFPLKRHIEHGVRVALGSDVGAGTGFAMLKEGLQAYFAQQLLGKEGLPLTPAHLLWLSTRAGAEALDLGDEVGDLSPGRAFDAVWVCPPEGSTLDIGLRHAQDADNALARIFAMAGQADLARVWIGGERVRPVDPA, encoded by the coding sequence GTGAGCACGCTCTACCGGGCCCGGGTGATGGACACCCCGGACAGCCCGTTCACCGGTGCCGGCCTGCGGGCCGAGGAGGACGTCGCGCTGGTGGTCGAGGACGGCACCATCGTCACGCGGGGGCCGTACGACGCGGTCCGCGACGCGCACCCGGATGCCGAGGTCGTCGACCTGCGCGAGGGGATCCTGCTGCCCGGTTTCGTCGACGCGCACGTGCACTTCCCGCAGGTGCGGGTCATCGCCGGGCTCGGGATGCCGCTGCTGGACTGGCTCACGCACTGCGCGCTGCCCGAGGAGGCGCGGCTGGCCGACGCCGGCTACGCCCGCGGGGTGGCGACCGACTTCGTCAGCGGGCTGCTCAACGCCGGCACGACGTCGGCGCTGGTCTTCGGCTCCCACTTCGCCCCCGCCGTCGACGAGGTCTTCACCGAGGCCGCGCGGACCGGGCTGCGGATCACCGCCGGGCTGGTGCTCAGCGACCGGATCCTGGAGCCCGCCGGGCTGCTCACCACCCCAGAACGGGCCTACCAGGAGTCCCGCGCCCTCGCCGACCGCTGGCACGGCACCGGCCGGGCCCGGTATGCCGTCACGCCCCGGTTCTCGCTGTCGGCCAGTGACCCGCTGCTCGAGGTGAGCGGGGCGCTGCTCAAGGACGTGCCCGGCTCCTGGTTCACCTCGCACGTCAACGAGAACGGTGCCGAGGTCGCGACCGTGGCGCAGCTGTTCCCCGACGCGCACGACTACGTCGACACCTACGACCGGCACGGGTTGGTCGGCCGGCGCAGCGTGCTGGCGCACAACGTGCACCCGACGGACCGGGAGCTGGCCGTGCTGGCCGACCAGTCCGCCACCGTGGCGCACTGCGCGACCAGCAACGCCGCGCTCGGCAGCGGGCTGTTCCCGCTGAAGCGGCACATCGAGCACGGGGTCCGGGTGGCCCTGGGCTCCGACGTGGGCGCCGGGACCGGTTTCGCGATGCTCAAGGAGGGGCTGCAGGCCTACTTCGCGCAGCAGCTGCTCGGCAAGGAGGGCCTGCCGCTCACCCCGGCGCACCTGCTGTGGCTGTCCACCCGGGCCGGCGCCGAGGCGCTGGACCTCGGGGACGAGGTGGGCGACCTGTCCCCCGGCCGGGCGTTCGACGCGGTCTGGGTCTGCCCGCCGGAGGGCAGCACCCTCGACATCGGGCTGCGGCACGCCCAGGACGCCGACAACGCGCTCGCCCGGATCTTCGCGATGGCCGGCCAGGCCGACCTGGCCCGGGTGTGGATCGGGGGCGAGCGGGTCAGGCCGGTCGACCCGGCCTGA
- a CDS encoding ABC transporter permease — MSAATGVGGGTGALALAGLRGHARRLGATVLAVVLGVAFVTTTLLALNSLDRGVQDTVAGAVSGHDLVVTGGSESLTPDTVAALRAIEGVDVADASARVYGTGETNLPMLATTMPQGRGVALLDGRLPAGPDEVAVSVELARTSGAEPGDTVTFTPYPAFGDDGEEVAGEEPAALHPTVVGVVDVGDDPRLTWQDVIVGSEDGLAAWGGVEFEHVTLDLAGASEADARAAVEAAAPGTTLRTGTEEAAFRVANATGGMDLLGPVLLGFGAVALATTALVIANTFTIVLAQRSRELALLRCVGATRSQVRRTVLLEALVLGVVSSTLGVLVGVGAVAAAASAIGEVDLGIPVELGLVPSTTALVAPWLVGLVVTVGAAWWPTRRATRVAPLAALQPTAAPTAGSRPGLVRIAGSFGLLAAGAAALVYAVSAGSVVVGVLGGLVSFLGVLVGAVFLVPAAIRVLGIPARAAGVPGRLAVGNAVSNPARVAATSAALLIGVTLITMTSVGAASAARTADREIDAQFPLDVAVQASYDWPEAAPGQDPEEVGAVLRSLEAPVVDQVRALDGVQAAVPLPGAFLSLEQGDGELLAESPAYGVDATQVASALRDDSVLDDLGPGTLGMSEDDLSMYGLEAGQAVTVRGPAGSREVTLVEAGLGSGWLVSPQTLEELALDARTGAIAIRLADDADVGSVVTDIRSVVEPEGAWADGAAALRQEMDTVLNVLVLVTTGLLGVAVLIAVVGIANTLALSVLERTRENALVRALGLTRAQLRAMLTTEGILVAVVSAVLGVLLGTVYAWCGVQTLLPEDTAVALALPWGQLGAVLGVAVVAGLLASVLPARRAARIAPAAGLAAP; from the coding sequence GTGAGCGCCGCGACAGGGGTCGGTGGCGGGACGGGCGCACTGGCCCTCGCGGGGCTGCGCGGCCACGCCCGGCGGCTCGGCGCCACGGTGCTCGCGGTCGTCCTGGGGGTCGCCTTCGTCACCACGACCCTGCTGGCGCTGAACTCGCTGGACCGTGGGGTCCAGGACACCGTCGCCGGTGCCGTCTCGGGTCACGACCTCGTGGTCACCGGCGGCAGCGAGTCTCTCACGCCGGACACCGTGGCGGCGCTGCGCGCGATCGAGGGGGTCGACGTCGCCGACGCCTCCGCCCGCGTCTACGGCACCGGGGAAACGAACCTGCCGATGCTGGCGACCACGATGCCGCAGGGGCGCGGGGTCGCCCTCCTTGACGGGCGCCTGCCGGCCGGTCCGGACGAGGTCGCGGTCTCCGTGGAGCTGGCCCGGACCTCCGGCGCAGAGCCGGGCGACACCGTCACCTTCACGCCCTACCCGGCCTTCGGGGACGACGGCGAGGAGGTCGCGGGTGAGGAGCCGGCGGCGCTGCACCCGACCGTGGTGGGGGTCGTGGACGTCGGCGACGACCCGCGACTGACCTGGCAGGACGTCATCGTCGGGTCCGAGGACGGACTGGCGGCGTGGGGTGGCGTGGAGTTCGAGCACGTCACGCTCGACCTGGCCGGCGCCAGCGAGGCCGACGCCCGGGCCGCCGTGGAGGCGGCCGCCCCGGGGACGACGCTGCGCACCGGGACGGAGGAGGCCGCCTTCCGGGTGGCCAACGCCACCGGGGGCATGGACCTCCTGGGCCCGGTGCTGCTCGGCTTCGGGGCCGTGGCGTTGGCGACGACCGCGCTGGTCATCGCCAACACGTTCACCATCGTGCTCGCCCAGCGCAGCCGGGAGTTGGCCCTGCTGCGCTGCGTCGGGGCGACCCGCAGCCAGGTCCGCCGGACCGTGCTGCTCGAGGCCCTGGTGCTGGGCGTGGTCTCCTCCACCCTCGGGGTGCTCGTGGGAGTCGGGGCGGTGGCGGCCGCGGCGTCGGCCATCGGCGAGGTGGACCTCGGGATCCCGGTCGAGCTCGGGCTGGTCCCGAGCACGACCGCGCTGGTGGCGCCGTGGCTGGTGGGTCTGGTGGTCACCGTCGGCGCGGCCTGGTGGCCGACCCGGCGCGCGACGCGGGTGGCCCCGCTGGCCGCGCTCCAGCCGACCGCCGCCCCCACCGCCGGCTCCCGCCCCGGCCTGGTGCGGATCGCCGGGTCGTTCGGGCTCCTGGCTGCCGGGGCTGCGGCCCTGGTCTACGCCGTCTCGGCCGGCTCGGTCGTCGTCGGCGTGCTCGGCGGGCTGGTCAGCTTCCTCGGGGTCCTGGTCGGTGCCGTCTTCCTGGTGCCCGCCGCGATCCGGGTGCTGGGCATCCCCGCCCGCGCCGCGGGCGTGCCCGGACGGTTGGCCGTCGGCAACGCGGTGAGCAACCCCGCCCGGGTCGCGGCCACCAGCGCCGCCCTGCTGATCGGCGTCACGCTGATCACGATGACCTCGGTCGGTGCCGCCTCCGCGGCCCGGACCGCGGACCGGGAGATCGACGCCCAGTTCCCGCTGGACGTCGCGGTCCAGGCCAGCTACGACTGGCCGGAGGCCGCCCCCGGGCAGGACCCGGAGGAGGTCGGGGCCGTGCTCCGGTCCCTCGAGGCGCCGGTCGTGGACCAGGTCCGGGCGCTCGACGGGGTGCAGGCCGCGGTCCCCCTGCCCGGCGCGTTCCTGTCCCTGGAGCAGGGCGACGGGGAACTGCTGGCCGAGTCGCCCGCCTACGGGGTGGACGCTACGCAGGTTGCGTCGGCGCTGCGCGACGACTCGGTGTTGGACGACCTCGGGCCCGGAACGCTGGGGATGAGCGAGGACGACCTGAGCATGTACGGGCTCGAGGCGGGCCAGGCGGTGACCGTCCGGGGACCGGCCGGCAGCCGTGAGGTCACCCTGGTGGAGGCGGGTCTCGGCAGCGGCTGGCTGGTGTCCCCGCAGACCCTGGAGGAACTGGCGCTGGACGCCCGCACCGGGGCCATCGCGATCCGGTTGGCGGACGACGCCGACGTCGGCTCCGTGGTCACCGACATCCGCTCCGTGGTGGAGCCGGAGGGTGCCTGGGCCGACGGGGCCGCGGCCCTGCGCCAGGAGATGGACACCGTGCTCAACGTCCTGGTGCTCGTCACGACCGGGCTGCTCGGGGTGGCCGTGCTGATCGCGGTCGTCGGGATCGCCAACACCCTCGCCCTGTCGGTGCTGGAACGCACCCGGGAGAACGCGCTGGTCCGGGCGCTGGGCCTGACCCGGGCCCAGCTGCGCGCGATGCTGACCACCGAGGGGATCCTCGTCGCGGTCGTCAGCGCCGTGCTGGGTGTGCTGCTGGGCACGGTCTACGCCTGGTGCGGGGTGCAGACCCTGCTGCCGGAGGACACCGCCGTCGCGCTCGCCCTGCCGTGGGGCCAGCTGGGTGCCGTCCTCGGGGTCGCGGTCGTCGCCGGGCTGCTGGCCTCGGTGCTGCCGGCCCGCCGGGCCGCCCGGATCGCGCCGGCCGCGGGGCTGGCCGCGCCCTGA
- a CDS encoding ABC transporter ATP-binding protein produces MTETLTSQGAARPDTALAASAVDLTKTYGKGATAVRALDGVHVGIESSRFTAIMGPSGSGKSTLMHLLAGLDTPTAGRVFLGDVELTDLNDTALTRLRRSRVGFVFQSFNLLPTLTAEQNIRLPLQLAGSQGDPAWLRSVVTGLGLEDRLAHRPGELSGGQQQRVALARALVTRPDVVFADEPTGALDSRTGAEVLGLLRRSVDQWGQSVVMVTHDPVAAGYADRVLLLSDGRVAGEIEDPTPEHVLERLTGLGAK; encoded by the coding sequence ATGACCGAAACCTTGACCTCGCAGGGGGCCGCCCGCCCCGACACGGCACTCGCCGCCAGCGCCGTCGACCTGACCAAGACCTACGGCAAGGGGGCGACCGCGGTGCGCGCCCTGGACGGCGTGCACGTCGGGATCGAGTCCAGCCGCTTCACCGCGATCATGGGGCCGAGCGGGTCCGGCAAGTCGACGCTGATGCACCTGTTGGCGGGGCTGGACACCCCGACCGCGGGCCGGGTCTTCCTGGGCGACGTCGAGCTCACCGACCTGAACGACACGGCCCTGACGCGGCTGCGGCGCTCCCGGGTCGGCTTCGTCTTCCAGTCCTTCAACCTGCTGCCGACGTTGACCGCCGAGCAGAACATCAGGCTGCCGCTGCAGCTCGCCGGGTCGCAGGGGGACCCGGCTTGGCTGCGGTCGGTGGTGACCGGGCTCGGCCTGGAGGACCGGTTGGCGCACCGCCCGGGTGAGCTGTCCGGCGGGCAGCAGCAGCGGGTGGCGCTGGCCCGGGCGCTGGTGACCAGGCCGGACGTGGTCTTCGCCGACGAGCCGACCGGGGCACTGGACTCCCGGACCGGCGCCGAGGTGCTCGGTCTGCTGCGGCGCAGCGTCGACCAGTGGGGCCAGTCCGTCGTGATGGTCACCCACGACCCGGTCGCCGCCGGGTATGCCGACCGGGTGCTGCTCCTGTCCGACGGACGGGTGGCCGGCGAGATCGAGGACCCGACCCCCGAGCACGTGCTCGAGCGGCTGACCGGGCTGGGCGCCAAGTGA
- a CDS encoding response regulator transcription factor, producing the protein MVLDAQDDMTVVGEAGDGAAALSAIPVVRPDVVLMDIRMPRVDGVQATQQLSAAGPSPKVLVLTTFDLDEYAFAALRAGAAGFLLKDAGPAELLSAIRAVHGGDAVVAPSTTRRMLERFVDHLPSGAAADETAAADAAERRLAALTDREREVLVAVGRGLSNSEIAAELFLAEATVKTHIGRILHKLALRDRVHMVITAYETGLVGD; encoded by the coding sequence ATGGTGCTGGACGCGCAGGACGACATGACGGTCGTCGGTGAGGCGGGCGACGGGGCCGCCGCGCTGAGCGCGATCCCGGTGGTGCGCCCCGACGTGGTGCTGATGGACATCCGGATGCCCCGGGTGGACGGGGTGCAGGCCACCCAGCAGCTCTCGGCGGCCGGGCCGAGCCCGAAGGTGCTGGTGCTGACCACCTTCGACCTGGACGAGTACGCCTTCGCGGCCCTGCGGGCCGGTGCGGCCGGCTTCCTGCTCAAGGACGCCGGCCCCGCCGAGCTGCTCAGCGCCATCCGGGCGGTGCACGGCGGCGACGCGGTCGTGGCGCCGAGCACCACCCGGCGGATGCTCGAGCGGTTCGTGGACCACCTCCCCTCCGGCGCGGCCGCCGACGAGACAGCGGCCGCCGACGCCGCCGAGCGGCGCCTGGCCGCGCTCACCGACCGGGAGCGCGAGGTCCTGGTGGCCGTCGGCCGAGGCCTGAGCAACTCCGAGATCGCGGCCGAACTGTTCCTCGCCGAGGCCACCGTGAAGACCCACATCGGTCGGATCCTGCACAAGCTCGCGCTCCGCGACCGGGTGCACATGGTGATCACCGCATACGAGACCGGGCTCGTCGGGGACTGA
- a CDS encoding sensor histidine kinase produces MGVQTVYRWVRDHPFPVDLALSLLLLLFLWVGTGGMVGAYALLMVVQVLPLAIRRVEPFTAALLVAAGCLAQVVLTSNPLGSNIAVLIVIYSAAAHARERWKSFTVLGLGLGGSLLAAADWVWGSEWAADRSSLVIEFMTLFVVLVMLVSTAWVLGDVVRRRKAVVARLREQNEALARDQTQREALAASGERASIAREMHDIVAHSLSVVVVQADGGAYAARAALGREPGADADRRALDQAAQTLETLAATAREALTDTRRLVGVLRESGSAAEYSPAQGLDHLEDLVQRLRDSGIPVDLSVRGGLAGLSRDLDLAAYRVVQESLTNVLKHAGRGATASVDVLHTPAVLLVRVTDDGAGRGAGDGKGNGIIGMRERVEVLGGTLYAGPRTAGGFEVVASLPIQPAGGRQDPPSIHVDGAGRD; encoded by the coding sequence ATGGGTGTGCAGACGGTCTATCGCTGGGTCCGTGACCACCCGTTCCCGGTCGATCTCGCGCTGAGCCTGCTGTTGCTGCTGTTCCTGTGGGTCGGGACGGGGGGCATGGTGGGGGCCTACGCCCTCCTGATGGTGGTGCAGGTGCTGCCGCTGGCGATCCGGCGGGTCGAGCCGTTCACCGCCGCCCTGCTCGTCGCGGCGGGGTGCCTGGCGCAGGTGGTGCTGACCAGCAACCCGCTGGGGTCCAACATCGCGGTCCTGATCGTCATCTACAGCGCGGCGGCGCACGCGCGGGAGCGGTGGAAGTCGTTCACCGTGCTCGGGCTGGGGCTGGGCGGCTCCCTGCTGGCTGCTGCCGACTGGGTGTGGGGGTCGGAGTGGGCCGCGGACCGGTCCAGCCTCGTCATCGAGTTCATGACCCTCTTCGTGGTGCTGGTCATGCTGGTCAGCACCGCCTGGGTGCTCGGCGACGTGGTCCGCCGGCGCAAGGCCGTGGTGGCCCGGTTGCGGGAGCAGAACGAGGCGCTGGCCCGGGACCAGACCCAGCGGGAGGCGCTCGCCGCCTCCGGGGAGCGCGCGTCGATCGCCCGGGAGATGCACGACATCGTCGCCCACTCGCTGTCCGTCGTGGTCGTGCAGGCGGACGGTGGGGCGTATGCCGCGCGCGCCGCCCTCGGCCGTGAGCCGGGTGCCGACGCCGACCGGCGGGCGCTGGACCAGGCGGCGCAGACCCTGGAGACGCTGGCCGCTACGGCACGGGAGGCGCTCACCGACACCCGGCGCCTGGTGGGGGTCCTGCGGGAGAGCGGGAGCGCCGCCGAGTACAGCCCGGCCCAGGGACTGGACCACCTCGAGGACCTCGTGCAGCGGCTGCGGGACTCCGGCATCCCCGTGGACCTCTCGGTGCGCGGCGGCCTCGCGGGCCTGTCCCGCGACCTGGACCTCGCGGCATACCGGGTCGTGCAGGAGTCGCTGACCAACGTGCTCAAGCACGCCGGCCGGGGAGCCACCGCCTCGGTCGACGTCCTGCACACCCCCGCGGTGCTGCTCGTGCGGGTGACCGACGACGGCGCGGGACGGGGCGCCGGCGACGGGAAGGGCAACGGCATCATCGGCATGCGGGAGCGGGTCGAGGTGCTGGGTGGCACGCTGTATGCCGGGCCGCGTACGGCCGGTGGGTTCGAGGTCGTCGCCTCGCTGCCCATCCAGCCGGCCGGCGGGAGGCAGGACCCACCATCGATCCACGTGGACGGAGCAGGACGTGACTGA
- a CDS encoding winged helix DNA-binding domain-containing protein translates to MTELLSLRVLNRSTLQRQGLLEPFSGTVAEVVDRLAGLQAQHADPPHIALWSRRAGHRLTDLDDALTDRSVVKATLVRSTLHIVAASAYPDLNRASAVSRLATWGPSARRAEVDLLGLNAEVRAFCSAPRTGPEIADHLDREHAGVDAAGSIPDGVRNAWFQLGTAGGGLVHVPPGGHWHRHDRARLVDARCWLGEFADPSPEDALQGTVERNLAAYGPASLEDLMKWSGQSRKGAVRAALDALDDRLVHHRGEDGRDLLDLVGLEPADDGPAPPRFLARWDSALIAYAERDRILPSEHRAAVAKKNGDFLPSFLVDGFVAGLWTVTTKKGRAVLELQPFGAVSTTDRAALEETAEALVRYVEPDADAHEVRWSPS, encoded by the coding sequence GTGACCGAACTCCTGTCCCTGCGGGTCCTGAACCGGTCGACCCTGCAGCGGCAGGGCCTGCTGGAGCCCTTCTCCGGGACGGTCGCGGAGGTGGTCGACCGGCTGGCCGGGCTCCAGGCGCAGCACGCCGACCCACCGCACATCGCGCTGTGGTCCCGCCGCGCCGGGCACCGGCTGACCGACCTCGACGACGCCCTCACCGACCGGTCCGTCGTCAAGGCCACGCTGGTCCGCAGCACCCTGCACATCGTCGCGGCCTCGGCATACCCGGATCTCAACCGGGCCTCGGCCGTCTCCCGGCTAGCCACCTGGGGACCGAGCGCGCGCCGGGCCGAGGTCGACCTCCTGGGGCTCAACGCGGAGGTCCGCGCCTTCTGCTCCGCACCGCGCACCGGTCCCGAGATCGCCGACCACCTCGACCGGGAGCACGCCGGCGTCGATGCCGCCGGCTCGATCCCGGACGGCGTGCGCAACGCCTGGTTCCAGCTCGGCACGGCGGGCGGCGGCCTGGTCCACGTCCCCCCGGGCGGCCACTGGCACCGGCACGACCGCGCCCGGCTCGTCGACGCCCGGTGCTGGCTGGGCGAGTTCGCCGACCCCTCCCCCGAGGACGCGCTCCAGGGGACCGTCGAGCGCAATCTCGCGGCCTACGGCCCCGCCTCCCTCGAGGACCTCATGAAGTGGAGCGGCCAGTCCCGCAAGGGCGCGGTCCGGGCCGCGCTGGACGCCCTCGACGACCGGTTGGTGCACCACCGGGGCGAGGACGGCCGCGACCTGCTCGACCTGGTCGGGCTGGAGCCCGCCGACGACGGCCCCGCCCCGCCACGCTTCCTGGCCCGGTGGGACAGCGCCCTGATCGCCTATGCGGAACGCGACCGGATCCTGCCGTCGGAGCACCGGGCCGCGGTGGCCAAGAAGAACGGGGACTTCCTGCCGTCCTTCCTGGTGGACGGTTTCGTGGCCGGCCTCTGGACGGTCACCACCAAGAAGGGCCGGGCGGTGCTGGAGCTGCAGCCGTTCGGTGCCGTGTCCACCACCGACCGTGCGGCCCTGGAGGAGACGGCCGAGGCCCTGGTGCGCTACGTCGAGCCGGACGCCGACGCCCACGAGGTCCGCTGGTCCCCCAGCTGA
- the hutI gene encoding imidazolonepropionase: MAILVTGISELITCDPTLEGADHSEGLGLLRDAAIVVGAQYEDAPTTVHWVGPANRAPEADWAIDLGGKAVLPGFVDSHSHLVFAGDRSAEFAARMTGTPYDGGGIATTMEATRTADDSTLRTLIGARVEEMRRQGTTTVEIKSGYGLTVEDEVRALRLAGEVTEETTYLGGHVVPPEHRGDRSAYVDLVAGDMLTAAAPHAKWIDVFCEPASPHAFTGEEARHILTAGRAAGLGLRVHGNQLDHGPGVQLAVELGAASVDHCTFLSDEDLAALADGDTVATLLPGVEFSTRSPYPDGRRLIDAGVQVALATDCNPGTCYSSSMPLMMALAVREMGMTPAEAVRAATVVAATSLAREDIGVVRHGALAELAVLDAPSYLHIPYRVGVPIAHTLQV; encoded by the coding sequence ATGGCCATCCTCGTCACCGGCATCAGCGAACTCATCACCTGCGACCCGACGCTGGAGGGCGCCGACCACAGCGAGGGCCTGGGCCTGCTCCGGGACGCCGCGATCGTGGTCGGTGCACAGTACGAGGACGCCCCCACGACAGTGCACTGGGTGGGGCCGGCGAACCGGGCGCCCGAGGCGGACTGGGCGATCGACCTAGGGGGCAAGGCGGTGCTCCCGGGGTTCGTGGACAGCCACTCCCACCTGGTCTTCGCGGGCGACCGGTCCGCCGAGTTCGCCGCCCGGATGACCGGGACGCCCTACGACGGCGGGGGTATCGCGACGACCATGGAGGCGACCAGGACCGCCGACGACTCGACGCTGCGCACGCTGATCGGGGCCCGGGTCGAGGAGATGCGCCGGCAGGGCACCACCACCGTGGAGATCAAGAGCGGCTACGGGCTCACCGTCGAGGACGAGGTCCGGGCGCTGCGGCTGGCCGGGGAGGTCACCGAGGAGACGACCTACCTGGGCGGGCACGTGGTGCCACCGGAGCACCGGGGCGACCGGTCGGCATACGTCGACCTCGTGGCGGGGGACATGCTGACGGCGGCCGCGCCGCACGCCAAGTGGATCGACGTGTTCTGCGAGCCGGCCAGCCCGCACGCGTTCACCGGTGAGGAGGCCCGGCACATCCTCACCGCCGGGCGCGCGGCCGGACTGGGGCTGCGGGTGCACGGCAACCAGCTCGACCACGGTCCGGGCGTGCAGCTGGCCGTGGAGCTGGGGGCCGCGAGCGTCGACCACTGCACGTTCCTGTCGGACGAGGACCTCGCCGCGCTCGCCGACGGGGACACGGTCGCGACCCTGCTGCCGGGGGTGGAGTTCTCCACCCGGTCGCCCTACCCGGACGGGCGCCGGCTGATCGACGCCGGCGTGCAGGTGGCGTTGGCGACCGACTGCAACCCGGGCACCTGCTACTCCTCCTCGATGCCGCTGATGATGGCGCTCGCGGTCCGCGAGATGGGGATGACCCCGGCGGAGGCGGTGCGGGCCGCGACGGTGGTCGCCGCGACCTCACTGGCGCGCGAAGACATCGGCGTCGTGCGGCACGGCGCGCTGGCGGAGCTGGCCGTGCTGGACGCCCCGAGCTACCTGCACATCCCCTACCGGGTCGGCGTGCCGATCGCGCACACCCTCCAGGTCTAG
- a CDS encoding M20 family metallopeptidase, which produces MSDPTVPDQTLTDAAAARLPRMLADLQRLIEVETPSDDLAAVARGAEEVADLVEERLGQRPETIVVQGCTHLRLDLGPGPRKVVVLCHQDTVWPHGTLERLPFRADDGVVRGPGSFDMLTGLVMGIHAVALLAEDRRDGISLLVTGDEEIGSTSSRDLILETAAGTAGVLVLEASAPGGALKVGRKGGGIYTLRVTGRAAHAGLEPEKGISALLELAAQLPAITGLADPAAGTSVTPTRFSGGTTTNTVPGEATVAIDTRARTMAELERVDAGLRALRPTLDGAGLSLEGGINRPPLERPLAEGLLATYARVTRELDLPVPDAVEVGGCSDGNFTAGAGVPTLDGLGAVGDGAHAEHEHAVIAQIAPRTAVLAGLLAELLQTSD; this is translated from the coding sequence ATGAGCGATCCAACTGTGCCCGACCAGACGCTGACCGACGCCGCGGCGGCACGGCTGCCCCGGATGCTGGCGGACCTGCAGCGCCTGATCGAGGTCGAGACGCCCTCCGACGACCTGGCGGCAGTCGCCCGCGGCGCCGAGGAGGTGGCCGACCTCGTGGAAGAGCGCCTCGGGCAGCGACCGGAGACGATCGTCGTCCAAGGATGCACCCACCTGCGCCTGGATCTCGGACCCGGGCCCCGCAAGGTGGTGGTCCTCTGCCACCAGGACACGGTGTGGCCGCACGGCACGCTGGAGCGGCTGCCGTTCCGGGCCGACGACGGGGTGGTCCGCGGGCCGGGGAGCTTCGACATGCTGACCGGGCTGGTGATGGGGATCCACGCGGTGGCCTTGCTCGCCGAAGATCGCCGGGACGGCATCAGCCTCCTGGTCACCGGTGACGAGGAGATCGGGTCGACGAGCTCCCGGGACCTGATCCTGGAGACGGCGGCCGGCACCGCCGGCGTGCTGGTCCTGGAGGCCTCCGCCCCCGGCGGCGCGCTCAAGGTCGGCCGCAAGGGCGGCGGGATCTACACCCTGCGGGTCACCGGGCGCGCGGCCCACGCCGGACTGGAGCCGGAGAAGGGGATCAGCGCGCTGTTGGAGCTGGCGGCCCAGCTGCCGGCGATCACCGGCCTGGCCGACCCGGCAGCCGGCACCTCGGTCACGCCCACCCGGTTCTCCGGCGGCACCACGACGAACACCGTCCCCGGCGAGGCCACCGTCGCGATCGACACCCGGGCCCGGACGATGGCCGAGCTGGAACGCGTCGACGCCGGGCTGCGGGCGCTGCGCCCGACCCTGGACGGTGCCGGGCTCAGCCTGGAGGGTGGCATCAACCGACCGCCGCTGGAGCGCCCCCTGGCCGAGGGTCTGCTCGCCACGTATGCCCGGGTCACCCGCGAGCTGGACCTGCCCGTCCCGGACGCGGTCGAGGTGGGCGGCTGCTCCGACGGCAACTTCACCGCCGGGGCGGGCGTGCCCACCCTCGACGGGCTGGGCGCCGTCGGCGACGGCGCCCACGCCGAGCACGAGCACGCCGTCATCGCGCAGATCGCGCCCCGCACTGCGGTGCTGGCCGGGCTGTTGGCCGAGCTGCTCCAGACCTCCGACTGA